The genomic interval CGATCAGCTCGGAGACGGTTTGACGCACGTAGGGGTAGATAATATTGGGGCAGTGGGCGCGGGTAAGAGGGCCCAGGTCCTGCTCATCGAAACCGCTCAAAAAGAAGATACCAGCTTGCTTCACCTCGACCAGATAGGCGGTCTTGTCGCCCACCTTAGTGGTGATGGTGGCTGTGAGCACCACCTCTTTGTGTTGCTCATCCAGGGCATTCACTTCAGTATTGAAGTTGACCGAGGTCTCGGGATTGGCTTCAGCCATCTGAGTGAAAATGTGGGGTGAGTTTGGGGTCTCGAAAGAGACATCCTTGAGGTAGAGGTGCTGCAGGTTGAACTGTGGCTGGTTATTTTCACTCATGATGGCGCTCTCGATTATCTGGTTTGCCCCGGATTCTCGAGGCGTTGGAAGTTAGTGGGCTACTTTTTGCGGCTTATCGGCAGGTTGGCGCTGCTCCACGCCATCATACCGCCTTTCAGGTTGTAGACACTTTCAAAGCCGGCGCTGCTGAGCTGCTTGCAGGCCGCAGCGGACTGGGAACCGGAGCGGCAGGCAACAATTACCGGCTTCTGTTTCTGCTTCTCAAGTTGCCCCAGCTGATTTTTCAGGCTGCCGAGAGGGATATTCAGAGCACCGATGACATGGCCTTGGCTGAAATCGTTGATTGGCCGTACGTCCACGACTACCGCATCTTCGCGGTTGATCATTTCCGTAGCCGCAATGGGCTCGACGTTGTTCTTGGCCCCGCCGGTGAGCAGGTTTTGGATCAACAGGGCGCTTATCGCCGCCAGTGAAGCGAAGAGCATCCACTCCTGCTTGATGAATTCAATATAGAGTTCCATAGATTGTTTGTATCTGTTTTCTTAAAGATTCAAAGAGCTGAACAGAGTTTACTCAAGCTTAAATCATCCACCATCCCAGCCTACGCCGGAATCACGATGTGTATATTAAAATTGGGTGTATTTCGCTTAAGCAATTGCCATTCGGTAAAGGGCTATTCTACCCTAGCCGATGAAAAACAGAACGGGAAACTTCTGTTTCTCGTTATCTGATACCGATTCAGAGCTCGTAGTGCAGGAGTTATCGGCTAATGGGTACAGAAAACATTGCGCATCATTCCGATCAGCTGCAGGGTGCGTGAGTCGCTAACTCGGTAGAAGACGCGGTTGGCATCTTTTCTGGAAGCGAGAATACCCTTGTCACGTAGTATGGCAAGGTGCTGAGAGATATTGCTCTGAGAGGTGCCTACCTGCTCGACGATCTCCTGTACGCTCACCTCCTGATCACCTAGAGTACAGAGGATCTTCAATCGCAGGGGGTGTGACATCGCCTTGAGCGAGCGGGAAGCGCGCTCGATATCATTGTCATCCACCATCAGATTAAAATCACCAGCCTCCAAAACAGGCATTTTCGGAGTTCCGAACTTGTTTTCCATGTGGCATGGCCTTGGTTATTGCGGCTGTACGTGGCGGCGGCTGGCCACCGAATATTAGCGTACAACTGCTTTTTAATACTGTAATAATCTGTTTTACTTAAATTTTGTACGTTTATCAATCCCCTGAACCATATAATCCTTAATACATAATTTTTTATAGGTGGTTAATAGATAAACTTTACATACAATATTGATATTTTTTCAATGAGTTAGCCCGTTTTTACGCTAGAATACGGCACAGATTTTAATTATTAGAAAACTGACCCTGCAGGAGCCAACAGAGCCGATGTCTACCGCTAGAATAAAACCCGCTGTGCTGCTGATACTCGATGGCTGGGGATACAGTGAGGAAGATCGTTTCAATGCAATCAGGGGAGCAGGCACCCCCGTCTGGGAGCAGTTGTGGAACGAATATCCCCATACCCTGATTCGTACCTCGGGCGCCGAAGTAGGTTTACCTACCGGACAGATGGGTAATTCTGAAGTGGGGCATCTCAATATGGGTGCAGGGCGTGTGGTTCACCAGGAGTTTACCCGCGTCAGTCAGGCGGTGCAGACGAGCTCATTTTTTACTAATCCCGCCCTCACCGGCGCCGTTGATGTTGCGGTGGAGGGTGGCAAGGCAGTGCATATTCTCGGCCTGCTCTCACCGGGGGGGGTGCACAGCCATGAAGAGCATATTCATGCCATGGTCAAACTGGCGGTGGAGCGTGGCGCCGGGCAGGTCTACGTTCATGCCTTTCTTGATGGGCGCGACATGCCACCGAAGAGCGCCGCCCCCTCTCTGGAGTTGATGGAGCAGAAGTTTGAAGAGATTGGTGGTGGGCGTATCGCCGGTATCGTCGGTCGCTTCTACGCTATGGACCGCGACAATCGCTGGGAGCGCGTGGAAGAGGCATACAATCTGTTAACTCTGGGAGAGAGCGAATACCAGGCGGAGAGCGCCGCGACCGCCCTGCAGATGGCTTATGATCGCGATGAGAGTGATGAGTTTGTAAAGGCGACAACGATTTGCCCGGCGGGAAGCCCCCCGGTGAAGGTAGAGGATGGAGATGCGGTAGTATTTCTTAATTATCGCTCCGACCGGGTGCGTGAACTTACCCGCACTTTTATCGAAGCTGATTTTGATGGTTTTCAGCGTAAAGCGGTACGTCAGCTGAGCCGTGTCGTCAGCCTGACCTCATACAATGAGACATTTGATATTCCCGTCGCCTTTCCTCCTGAACAGTTGGAAAATGTCTTGGGCGAGTACTTATCAAAGCTTGGCCTGCAGCAGTTACGGCTTGCCGAAACCGAGAAGTATGCGCATGTCACCTTTTTCTTTAATGGTGGAAGAGAGGAGCCCTTTGAGGGAGAGGATCGCATTCTGGTGCCTTCGCCCAAGGTAGCCACCTATGACCTGCAACCGGAGATGAGTGCGCTGGAGGTGACGGAGAAGCTGGAGGAGGCGATCGAGAGTGGTCGCTATGATGCCATCATCTGCAACTATGCAAACTCCGATATGGTGGGTCATACAGGTGACTACCAGGCAGCGGTACAGGCAATTGAGACTATCGACCAGTGTCTTGGCCGCGTTATCGCCGCACTCCACCGTGCCGGAGGAGAGCTGTTGGTGACGGCGGATCACGGCAACGCCGAGCTGATGCGGGATGAGAAGAGCAACCAGCCCCATACCGCACATACTGAAAATCCGGTACCCATGGTCTACGTTGGCAGAAGCGCCAAGCTGATGGAGGAGGGCGCATTGTGTGATATCGCTCCCAGTCTGTTGTATATCATGGGTCTGGAGATACCATCAGAGATGCTTGGCCGCACGCTGATACAGTTTTCTACCGGGGATAGCGGTTGAACCTAGAATCCTCAGTTGACCGCTCCATTCTACGGGCAAGGCATTGATTGTAATTGCATTGACTGCGATTACCTATTTCACCCTCGGGGTGAATTACGCTACAGGGTGGATAGCACACTTGTGGCGGTGCATTACGGCGTTACAACTCCTTGGAATAGAACAACTATTCCGCGTCGTTGTGCCTTGTACTGCACCACCGCAAGTGCACTCTCCACCCTGCCCAACTGAGGATTCTAGGTTGATTGGGCGCTATTTTCGCCGGCTGGACCGCCGGGGGCTGCTTCTGCTCTCCCTCTCCTTGTCCCTGTCGCTGCAGGTTCCGGCACAGGCCGAAGAGCCGAGCCTTAGCCGGAAAGGCAGTGAGCTGAAGCAGCTGCGTGAGCAGATCAGTGACTTGCAACACACGCTTAACGAGCGTGAAGACGAACAGCAGAAGCTGCAGGCGGAACTGCAGGTGTCAGAGCGCCAGATTGGAGAGGCGGCCCGTCGTCTGCGGGTGCTGGGTGGCAGTCTGGAGCGTCAGCGTCAGCGCATTGGCCAACTGCAGGTGGAGCAGCGACGGCAGCAGGACGAGTTGGTGGGCCATCAGCGAGTTCTTGCCGGTCAAGTGAGGGCGGCTTATGCCATGGGTCGGCAGGAGCGGCTGAAAATCCTTCTCAATCAGCAGGATCCGGCAGTGGTCAGCCGCATGCTTGTATACTACGATTACTTCAACCGTACCCGTACAGAGCGGATGAAGCAGATCGAAGAGATGCTGGAGACCCTGCACAAGACCGAGCTTGCACTTACTCTGGAGGAGCAGCGGCTGGTCGAACTGCAGAGTAGTGAAATAGAGGCCAAGCGGCAGCTGGATCTGGCCCAGGGGGAGCGGCGCCGGGTAGTGGCGGCACTGAACCAGGACCTTCGCAGCAAGGGGCAGCGGCTGAAGGGGTTACAACAGGATGAAACGCAGCTTCAGAATCTGCTGTCGAAGTTGCAGGAAGAGTTGATTGCACAGCCCCTTGGAAAGCTTGATCGCAAGCTTTTTAAGCGCCGCAAGGGTAAGCTCAATTGGCCGTCAAGGGGCCGTTTGACGGCCAAATTTGGTACCGCCCGGGCGGGTAATCTGACCTGGGATGGTGTTGTGATCTCCGCTCCTGAAGGGAGAGAGGTGAGAGCAATTCACCATGGCCGCGTTGCCTTTGCCGACTGGCTGCGTGGTTTTGGGTTGCTGCTGATTATTGATCATGGCGACGGATATATGAGCCTCTACGGACATAACCAGAGTCTCTTCAAGGAGACCGGTGAGTGGGTTGAGGCGGGAGAGCCGGTGGCGCTGGTAGGTAGCAGTGGCGGCCAGAATAACCCTGGTGTCTACTTTGGCATTCGCTACAAGGGTCGGCCGGTCAACCCCAAGATTTGGTGTCGGCGTTCAAGAAACAACAGGGTAGGCGGCCTGATTAATCCCGCCGACCAAGACTACCCCGGGGCTGTATTGGAGGTAGTGATGAAGATGGCGGTTGAGAACAAAGTATGAAGCATAAGCTTGGCTTGTCGTTAACACTCTCTTTGGGGATCGCTGTTTGCGGTGCCCTCTCTTTTAGTACTCGGGCAGAGGCCCAGGCTGAACCGTTACCGGTGCAGGAGCTACGGGCTTTTGCTGAGATTTTTGGCCGCGTTAAGCAGGACTATGTTGAGCCGGTTGAGGATCGAAAGCTGCTCGAGGATGCGATTCGCGGCATGCTCTCCGGCCTCGACCCCCACTCCTCCTACTTGGGAAAAGAGGAGTACAAAGAGCTTAAAGTCGGCACTCAGGGCGAGTTTGGCGGCCTCGGTATCGAAGTTGGGATGGAGGATGGTTTTATCCGCGTTATCTCCCCTATCGATGATACTCCGGCTCAACGTGCCGGCATTCAGGCCGGGGATCTGATCATTCGCCTTGATGAGAAGCCGGTAAAAGGGATGAGCCTGGATGAGGCGATCAACGAGATGCGGGGTGAGCCCGGCACTGAACTGAAGCTCACCATTATTCGCGAGGGTAAAGAGAAGCCGGTCAAACTCACCATTGTCCGCGCCATTATTAAGGTTGCGAGTG from Candidatus Sedimenticola sp. (ex Thyasira tokunagai) carries:
- the secB gene encoding protein-export chaperone SecB, with product MMSENNQPQFNLQHLYLKDVSFETPNSPHIFTQMAEANPETSVNFNTEVNALDEQHKEVVLTATITTKVGDKTAYLVEVKQAGIFFLSGFDEQDLGPLTRAHCPNIIYPYVRQTVSELIGKGGFPPLLLQPYNFEALYAQQMQQAEAGNEQPA
- a CDS encoding rhodanese-like domain-containing protein, with amino-acid sequence MELYIEFIKQEWMLFASLAAISALLIQNLLTGGAKNNVEPIAATEMINREDAVVVDVRPINDFSQGHVIGALNIPLGSLKNQLGQLEKQKQKPVIVACRSGSQSAAACKQLSSAGFESVYNLKGGMMAWSSANLPISRKK
- a CDS encoding metalloregulator ArsR/SmtB family transcription factor, producing the protein MPVLEAGDFNLMVDDNDIERASRSLKAMSHPLRLKILCTLGDQEVSVQEIVEQVGTSQSNISQHLAILRDKGILASRKDANRVFYRVSDSRTLQLIGMMRNVFCTH
- the gpmI gene encoding 2,3-bisphosphoglycerate-independent phosphoglycerate mutase, translating into MSTARIKPAVLLILDGWGYSEEDRFNAIRGAGTPVWEQLWNEYPHTLIRTSGAEVGLPTGQMGNSEVGHLNMGAGRVVHQEFTRVSQAVQTSSFFTNPALTGAVDVAVEGGKAVHILGLLSPGGVHSHEEHIHAMVKLAVERGAGQVYVHAFLDGRDMPPKSAAPSLELMEQKFEEIGGGRIAGIVGRFYAMDRDNRWERVEEAYNLLTLGESEYQAESAATALQMAYDRDESDEFVKATTICPAGSPPVKVEDGDAVVFLNYRSDRVRELTRTFIEADFDGFQRKAVRQLSRVVSLTSYNETFDIPVAFPPEQLENVLGEYLSKLGLQQLRLAETEKYAHVTFFFNGGREEPFEGEDRILVPSPKVATYDLQPEMSALEVTEKLEEAIESGRYDAIICNYANSDMVGHTGDYQAAVQAIETIDQCLGRVIAALHRAGGELLVTADHGNAELMRDEKSNQPHTAHTENPVPMVYVGRSAKLMEEGALCDIAPSLLYIMGLEIPSEMLGRTLIQFSTGDSG
- a CDS encoding peptidoglycan DD-metalloendopeptidase family protein, whose protein sequence is MIGRYFRRLDRRGLLLLSLSLSLSLQVPAQAEEPSLSRKGSELKQLREQISDLQHTLNEREDEQQKLQAELQVSERQIGEAARRLRVLGGSLERQRQRIGQLQVEQRRQQDELVGHQRVLAGQVRAAYAMGRQERLKILLNQQDPAVVSRMLVYYDYFNRTRTERMKQIEEMLETLHKTELALTLEEQRLVELQSSEIEAKRQLDLAQGERRRVVAALNQDLRSKGQRLKGLQQDETQLQNLLSKLQEELIAQPLGKLDRKLFKRRKGKLNWPSRGRLTAKFGTARAGNLTWDGVVISAPEGREVRAIHHGRVAFADWLRGFGLLLIIDHGDGYMSLYGHNQSLFKETGEWVEAGEPVALVGSSGGQNNPGVYFGIRYKGRPVNPKIWCRRSRNNRVGGLINPADQDYPGAVLEVVMKMAVENKV